One stretch of Pirellulales bacterium DNA includes these proteins:
- a CDS encoding HEAT repeat domain-containing protein: MALPSDTHSSPSPSGHGLPPVEPPSARFILQLFVVPAVIVTIIVLVWLLFNWLAQMGSDPTKYVAALRSNSKARWQAAASLADVLNDVRNADLKRDHRLAQELATLLSDELQRPTDADEQVMLDVYLCRALGEFSVPEVVPPLVEAAGRTRPEDIGVRQAALEGLAVVASNLPAADNPYASDMSLALITAAGDGDAQIRSAAAFALGVLGDSSSTNQLQKMLSDVYPDVRYNAATGLARHGHAGALPVILEMLDPAEQASLKLETDDQAREFKRNLITVNGLQAAETIYRALPSTDQQTLRGAVERLTDKEQPADIRLKATEELRQFEANSAAAPAA, encoded by the coding sequence ATGGCATTACCTTCGGACACGCATTCGTCGCCTTCGCCGTCGGGTCACGGCCTTCCGCCGGTCGAGCCCCCCAGCGCGCGGTTTATACTGCAGTTGTTCGTCGTGCCGGCGGTGATCGTCACCATCATCGTCCTGGTGTGGCTGTTGTTCAACTGGCTGGCACAGATGGGCTCGGATCCTACGAAGTACGTGGCGGCTTTACGCTCGAACAGCAAGGCCCGTTGGCAGGCAGCCGCCAGTCTGGCCGACGTGCTCAATGATGTCCGTAATGCTGACCTGAAGCGTGACCATCGGCTGGCCCAGGAATTGGCCACCTTGCTGAGCGACGAGTTACAGCGGCCCACCGATGCCGACGAGCAGGTCATGCTCGACGTCTACCTGTGCAGGGCACTGGGCGAGTTTTCAGTACCGGAAGTGGTGCCGCCGTTGGTCGAAGCGGCCGGTCGCACGCGCCCTGAGGATATCGGTGTTCGCCAAGCCGCGCTGGAAGGGCTGGCCGTGGTCGCCTCGAACTTGCCGGCTGCGGACAATCCTTATGCCAGCGACATGTCGCTAGCGCTCATTACGGCCGCCGGCGACGGAGACGCTCAAATTCGGTCGGCCGCGGCATTTGCACTGGGAGTGCTGGGGGATTCATCGTCCACAAATCAGTTGCAGAAGATGCTTAGCGACGTGTATCCAGACGTCCGCTACAACGCTGCGACCGGGCTCGCGCGTCACGGCCATGCCGGCGCATTGCCCGTCATCCTGGAAATGCTCGACCCGGCGGAGCAGGCCTCGCTAAAGCTGGAAACAGACGATCAAGCGCGTGAGTTCAAACGCAACCTGATCACTGTGAATGGACTGCAAGCTGCTGAAACGATCTATCGGGCTCTTCCCTCTACGGATCAACAGACGTTGCGCGGCGCCGTCGAGCGACTGACCGACAAAGAACAGCCCGCCGATATCCGTCTCAAGGCCACCGAGGAATTACGCCAATTCGAGGCCAACTCCGCGGCGGCGCCCGCCGCCTGA
- a CDS encoding ferritin-like domain-containing protein, producing the protein MATNEEVIDLLRTAYSMELETVMNYMANSINLDGVRAEEIKKSLALDVTEELGHATQLGQRIKQIGGLVPGSMSIKLGNQTQPSPNTTDVVGVIKAVIAGEEAACAQYKKIIRATEGEDYVTQDLAVQLLKAEEEHLVLFKGFLKEYTQN; encoded by the coding sequence ATGGCGACAAACGAAGAAGTCATCGATCTGCTGCGGACGGCCTACTCGATGGAACTCGAGACGGTCATGAATTACATGGCCAATAGCATCAACCTTGATGGTGTCCGCGCCGAAGAGATCAAGAAGTCGCTGGCTCTGGACGTTACCGAAGAGCTCGGGCATGCCACCCAATTGGGACAGCGCATCAAGCAAATCGGCGGGCTGGTGCCGGGTTCGATGTCGATCAAACTTGGCAATCAGACGCAGCCATCGCCGAATACGACCGACGTGGTGGGCGTGATCAAAGCCGTGATCGCGGGCGAAGAAGCCGCCTGCGCACAATACAAGAAAATCATTCGCGCGACCGAGGGAGAGGACTACGTCACACAGGATCTGGCAGTCCAACTCCTCAAGGCCGAAGAAGAGCATCTGGTGCTGTTCAAAGGATTCTTGAAAGAGTACACGCAGAACTAG